The region CAGCAAGCTATATGCACTATTTCCAAATACAGATATTAGAAAGAAACTTGTAGATCCTACAGGGAATCATGCAGGAGCAGTAGCTTCTCCTCCAAGTCCAGCAATACCAGCTGTTTCTTTACCTTCAACGTATTCGAAATTCCCATATACAAGTCAAAAATTCTTGTCTGTAAGTGCTTCAGACAGTAGATTGGATGTGCCTTATATGAGAGCTGCTGAAATGTATCTTATCGAGGCTGAAGCTAAAGCAAGATTGGGTGATGAAGTAGGATCAAAAGTTGTATTCAACGCATTTTCTACCAATAGAAACCCTGCATATACTGGAGCAACTACTACCGGAACTGCTTATATTACGGAAATTTTGAACAGTAGAAGAATAGAGCTTTGGGGAGAAGGATTCAGGTTCTTCGATCTTAAGAGATTGAATTTGGGATTAGACAGAACTGGAGCTAATCATTCCGCGGTTGTTGTTAATAATGTATTGACTGTTGCTAATACAGATAATAGATGGGAATTCTTGATCCCTAGAGCGGAGATCAATGCTAACCCACTTATCGTGCAAAATCCATTGTAATTCTTATTCAAATTTTAATATTTTTTAAACCTTGCCTCAATAGGCAAGGTTTTTTTATTTTTTTCATCAAAAGAATGAAATTTTATAGTTTTTCTTTAGGGCTTTATATTTTGATAAAATCGCGAGAAAATTTTAAAAAATATTTTGCTATTTAAAATTTAATTATAACTTTGTATTTCAAAGTTCTTTATATGGAATCAAAAAACTATCAGGAAGACTTATCTCATATCCGTTCTATGATGGAACGTTCTTCAAGATTTATTTCTTTGAGCGGACTGTCGGGAGTATTTGCCGGATTGGCGGCTATTTTAGGGGCTATATATGTATATTTTGCTTTTCAACGTGAAGGAATCGATTATTTTGCCGGACAGCGAAATGTCTTTAAAGCTGGTTTGGTTAATGAGTTAATGATTACCGGAATTATCATTCTTATTGTAGCTCTTTTAAGTGGATATATTTTTACGGCTAATAAAAGCCGCAGAAAAGGATTGAAAATTTGGGATGCTACCACTAAGAGACTTTTGGTTACCTTTGCAATCCCTTTAGTTTCTGGTGGGATTTTCTGTTTGGGACTTTTGTATCATCATCTTTTTGTGTTTATTGCTCCTGCAACGCTAATTTTTTATGGATTAGGACTAGTGAGTGCAGAACGCTATACATTAACAGATGTTAAATATTTAGGATATTGTGAGATTGTATTGGGATTGTTTTCTCTTTTCTTTCTGGGATGGGGATTGGTGACCTGGACAATCGGTTTTGGCGTACTTCATGTGGTGTATGGATTGATTATGCATAAAAAATATAAATAAAACAGTGAGGAAGTGGGGTGTATCTTTAATGATTATTTTTGCAGTCATTATTTGTAGAACGTATTTATTCATGTTTTTTTTCAAGTATGAAATAATTCGAGAAAGTGCGATGCCTATTTCCATTATTACTAATCAGAAGCTTTTAAATGATTTAGAAACAAATGAAACAGAAGATTCTATTGATAATATTATTCAGAATGCATTAAAGAAAACAAGTTCTGACTTAAGTTTTACATTCAATAAATGTCATAGTGAGGTTAATCATTTGGTAGAATCTAAAGAAGCAAACTGTATTGGATATGCCTGGTTTTTATCAGCAGTAATTCGGTATAAATTAGATAGAAGTAAACTTGATAAACAGTGGAAAGTTCATCATAAAGTCGGAAAGATTTATTTTTTGAATGAAAATATCAATAAATATTTTGATTCGAATTTTTTTAAAGACCATGATTTTGTAACTGTTGAAAATACAGAAACAAAAGAGGTAATTGCAATTGATGGTACAGTTTACGATTACTTTAAAATAAAGAGAGTACAATTAAAATGATCAAAATAAATCAACTCAACAAAGAATTTGAAAGTCGTGTAAGATTGGGCATTATGTCTGTTCTTATGGTAAACGACTGGGTTGATTTCTCAGAAATGAAAAATCTTTTAGAAGTTACAGATGGTAACTTGGCCAGCCATAGTGCTGCCTTGGAAAAGTCGAGCTATATTGAAATTAAGAAAGAATTTGTAGGTAAAAAGCCGAAGACGTCTTATCGTGTTACACAAGCAGGAAGATTGGCGTTTACTGAACATTTAAATGCACTTGAAAAATTATTGGGCAAATAAAGCTCAAATTTTTTTGAATTTAAACTTTGTATCTCAAAGTGCTTTGTAAATTGAAATAAATAAAATATGAAAACATTGAAACAAACACACATTCTCATTTTCGCTCTCCCTGCATTGCTTTTGGCAGCAGCATTTTTCTGCAACCTTTTTGTACAGGGATTTGATTGGTCATTACCGGATTTTATGATCGCAGGAGTTTTACTTTTTGGAACAGCATTCGCCATCAATCTGGTGGTTAATTCTACAAAAACAGTTGCAACCAAACTTGTCATTAGTGGAATTGTTCTTCTGATTCTCATTGTAATTTGGGTGGAACTGGCTGTAGGAATTTTTGGAAGCCCGTTTTCAGGAAGCTAATTTAAAAGAGAGCGATGACTAGAAAAGATTTTCTGAAAAAGCTGGGTAAGATTACATTAATAGGAGCGTTTCCGACATTGTATTCTTGGCAGATAGAACCGTTTTGGGTGGAATTTGTCCAGAGGAAGCTTCCGATAAAAAATTTACCAAAAGAATTGAATGGAAAAATTCTGATGCAGATTTCAGATCTTCATGTAGGTGACCGGTTTGATTATCATTTCCTTATAGAATCGTTTCAAAAGGCCAGACAATTTGCTCCCGATTTTGTGGTGTATACCGGAGATTATGTCAATCATGGAAGTCACGAAGATCATGAAAAGCTGAAAAAAGTAATGGGGAATGCCATTATGGGAAAATTGGGGACTTTTGGAATTCTGGGAAACCATGATTACGGAAAAAAATGGAAAGATCTGGGCTCCTCAAAAACGATTTGCCAGATCCTTGAAGACATGGGTATTTCAATGCTGAATAATCAACAACAGGAATCTCACGGACTAAATATTATCGGTTTTGATGATCTGTGGTCACCCAATTTTGATCCGATGAGTGTGATGAAAGATTATGATGCATTAAAAGCGAATCTTGTCCTTTGTCATAATCCTGATGTTTGTGACAAAGAGGTCTGGAATGGATATCAAGGCTGGATTTTAAGCGGTCATACTCACGGAGGACAATGCAGGATTCCCGGAATAATAACACCGATTCTTCCCGTAGCCAACAGAAAATATGTTTCCGGTGAAATTGATCTTGAAGATGGCAGAATGCTGTACATCAACCGTGCATTGGGACATTCTTTTCAGGTAAGGTTTATGGTACGTCCGGAAATAACGGTATTTACATTGGCTAAAGGATAGATTATGAGTGATAAATATATTTTAAATGTTGGAAAAAAAATGTTTGCATTTTCTTTTTTAGTAGGAAGTATTTCATTTTTTAGCTTGTTTTCTGGATTAATGATTGAATTTGCCGTTTTCAGTGGTCTGATCTTATGCTTCTTCGTGCTAATTAATACAATTGTGTTTTTTTCTTTGATGATTTATGGATTTCTACATCAGTCTAAATTGATGATTTGTCTCAAATCTGCTTCAATACTTCTGATTAATATTCCTATAGCATTTATTTATGGACATCTAATTGATTATTAAAATATAAATTATGAAAAAATTACGCGTCAAATTTTTACTCTTTATTTATGACAACACACAAAAACTTTACAGAACCTATTTTAAAAAGAAAAAGCGGCAATGGCAGTTTAATGAAAAACAATTGCTGGAGTTTCACACAGATTCCTTAGGAAGAAAATTGGGGGAATTTTATAAGAAACATGGTTTTTCCATAATTCCAAAGATGGAAAATCATGATGTCCATCATTTAATTACCGGGTTGGGAACACAATTTGAAGAAGAGATAGCGATGCAGTATCTTCTGTTAGGGAACGGAAAACTCAATGCTCATCTCTTGGCTGCTATTGTTTTAGGAACAATTATTCTTCCCGAATATACAAGAATGTACGTGAATGCTTACCGAAAAGGTCAAAACATGAGAACATTTCATCATTTGGATTTTGAAGCGTTGCTCTGGCAGAATTTTGAACATCTTAATAATTTTTTCAGACAAAAAGAGACTTCAGTTTTTTATTAAACTCCCAATAAAACTTTACTTATGAAAACGCATCATCTTATTCTTTTGACAACCGTACTTTTTATAGTGCTTTTTTACGGTGAAACGCCGGGAATTAATCTTGGAATTCTGGGAATTGCCTACACTGTATTTACTTTGTTTGCAACTCCGGATAAAAATAAAACACAAACATTCTATATATTATTGATTACTTCCTTTGTTTCAAGCGTAGCATTTGCATGGTATCGTGATTTTCCTTCATTTTTAGCACTAGGTACTTCGCTTTTATTTCTTGGCCTGAAATCCAAAACGAGAAAACTGAAAACCCTTTTTATTGTTCCTGTTTTTGTGACGAACTTTTTTACTTTTTTCTGCAGGTTTTTCAGTTTTGAAAAATGGCTTCCTAAATTCAATACCTCAGGAATGCTGCAGAAAACGATTGCTATTATTTTTATTCCTGCCATTTTTATCACGGTATTCTTTTGTATCTATACTTATGGAAGTAATCATTTTGCCACTTTGTTTGACAATATTGAATTTGATTTCAACTTTCTTGAGTTTTTCGGACTGGCTGTTCTGGGATTCTTTATGGCATTCAATTTCTGGAATTTTTCAATAGAAAGATTTATTTACAAGCAGAATCATTATTTAAATAATACATTTTCAGTTCAGGAAAAATCTCAGAAGGCTTCTTTTGGTTTTATGACCTTCGAACTGGAACGGTCAAGTGGGATCATAACATTTTTAGTTTTAAATATGATGCTCCTGTTCTTTATTTTCACTTACGACTACGAACAGTTTTATGAAATTCCGAAAACACCGTCTCAGCTTTCGGATGAAACCCACGAAAGGGTAATTTCGGTTATTTTCAGTATTATCATGGCCATTGCAGTGATCATGTTCTACTTTAAAGGAGCTTTTAATTTTGATAAAAATGCAGGAATATTAAAAATCCTGGCCAAAATATGGGTTGTTCTTAATGCCGTTCTTATATTTTCTGCGATGGCTAAAAATACAGAATATGTTCAGCAGTTGGGCCTGACCTATAAAAGATTGGGAGTTTACGCATTTTTAATATTGAGTATTATTGGATTAGTAGTAACTTTTATAAAAATTCAGAAGCAGAAAACCAATGCGTTCTTGTTCAATCAGATGTTATGGTGTTTCTATGGAATGATTTTGGTTTGCAGTTATTTCAATTGGGGCGGAATGGCAACACAGTATAATATCCGGAATCATAAAGGAAACTTTGAATTTCTGCATTCCCTGAATTATAATGATGAAGTTTTAGAACAGGCTTTTCCAAAGGAGATGAAAACCCGCGTTAATGATGACCGGGTAGAAAGTGATAAAGCCACATTCTTTTCCAAGATTTTATATTATGAATGCATTAAAAAATAAAATATGAAAAAGCTCCTGTTAATCATTCCGATGTTTTTATTTTCCTGTAAAAAAGAAAATAGTAATACTGAAATAAGATCTTCTGATTCCGTAACGATAAAACAAACGTCTGAAGATTTGAAAGATTCTGTGATTAAAAAACAAGATGAAAAGAGCCCGAATAGCATCACAAAGGCTAATAATAACATTATAACTGAGGAAGAAAATGGCAGAGTAATTATGAAAACGGTTGAAGGAAAAGGCTTTCCAATAATAATACAAGAAGAATTTACAAAAGATCATGATAAACTCATTCTTAAAATTTCAAATTACTCAAAACCCCAGCTGAAAGCTAAGATTATCACCAGACAAAATGATTTTAACATACGTTTTAACCAGATCAAACTTCCGGATGGAAAGATGGACGGACCTTTTGGAAGAGAAATCACCTATGATATTCCTGAAAAAGGAGAGGTTTGGTTGATTGTAGGGAAAAACAATATGGCAGATGGTGAAATTACCGGTACTTTTTCTGTGAAAATAGAATAGATTTGGTATAATTTATGCAAGTGAAAATGTAAAATAAATATTATGAAAAATATATTTTCAACAGCTATAATTGCTTCTGTAGCTTTGGTAAGTTGCGGAACGGTACAATCCCTTGTTCAGAATACATTTCCTTATACTGCCAATGTATTGGTTTCTACCGGAGTACCTGCCAATAAAGAGGTGTCTTCTACCGCAACAGCATCGAATGTTCAGACCTGGTTTGGAGGAAATAATAATGCTAAGATAAAAGACGTAAGAATTTCTGATGCAAAAGTATCTGTAGTTAGCCCTTCTAATGGTAGTCTTAGTGATTTTAAATCGATAAAAGTTTATGTTTCATCGAGCGGAACAGGAGAAAAACTGGTTGCTTCAAGATCTAATATTTCTACCAGCTCATCAAGCTTAAATCTTGATTTAAATGATACAGGTTTTCTGGATGAGGTAGTTAAAAGCACAGGTCTTACTGTGAGAACGGTTTATGAACTGAAAAATCAGACAAGTTCTGATATGAATATAAAAGTAGCGCTTAATTTCAGCAGTGTACCTGCAAACTAATGTATAAAAAAGAAACAGCCTGTCAATTTATTCGACAGGCTGTTTTTATTTTTTAGTGATAGTTCTATTTAAAATCCACCAATTCAATATCGAAAATAAGGGTTGCTCCCGGAGGAATAACTCCACCTGCTCCGTTATCACCATACGCTAAATCTGAAGGAATATAAAATCTGTATTTTGCTCCTTTCGTCATCAACTGAATTCCTTCTGTCCAACCTTTGATTACACCGGAAAGACTTAAATCCATTGCATTTCCGCCGTGATTATCTGTGCTGTCAAAAACAGTTCCGTCCATGAGTTTACCGGTGTATTTTACACTGGCAGTACTTGAAGCCGTAGGTTTAGCTTTTCCGTCACCAGGCTGCAGAACTTCATACTGTAGTCCGCTTGCTGTGGTTGTTATTTTTTTGTTCAGCTTGTTTTTAGCTAAGAATTCGGCTCCTTTTTTCTTATTTTCTTCAGCTTTTACTTTTGCTTCTGCCTGCTTCTTTTCATTTTGCTTCTGCATAAAACCCTGTAAAAAATTTCCCATTTCCTCTTTTGGGAATAAGCTCGCTTTATTTGTGAACTCATCTTTTAAAGCCTGTGCCATAAGATCTGGATCTACAGTAAATCCTTGTCTTTTCATGTTTTGAGCAATATCAAGACCTATATAATAAGAGGCTTTCTGTTCATCTGTATAAGATTTTTGAGCGAAAGAAGTAGTAAATCCGGCAACAATTGCCAAAGTAGCTAATGTTTTTTTCATTGTTTGAGATAAATTATATTCTGTTGTAAAG is a window of Candidatus Chryseobacterium colombiense DNA encoding:
- a CDS encoding transcriptional regulator, with product MIKINQLNKEFESRVRLGIMSVLMVNDWVDFSEMKNLLEVTDGNLASHSAALEKSSYIEIKKEFVGKKPKTSYRVTQAGRLAFTEHLNALEKLLGK
- a CDS encoding metallophosphoesterase, which produces MTRKDFLKKLGKITLIGAFPTLYSWQIEPFWVEFVQRKLPIKNLPKELNGKILMQISDLHVGDRFDYHFLIESFQKARQFAPDFVVYTGDYVNHGSHEDHEKLKKVMGNAIMGKLGTFGILGNHDYGKKWKDLGSSKTICQILEDMGISMLNNQQQESHGLNIIGFDDLWSPNFDPMSVMKDYDALKANLVLCHNPDVCDKEVWNGYQGWILSGHTHGGQCRIPGIITPILPVANRKYVSGEIDLEDGRMLYINRALGHSFQVRFMVRPEITVFTLAKG
- a CDS encoding Coq4 family protein, whose protein sequence is MKKLRVKFLLFIYDNTQKLYRTYFKKKKRQWQFNEKQLLEFHTDSLGRKLGEFYKKHGFSIIPKMENHDVHHLITGLGTQFEEEIAMQYLLLGNGKLNAHLLAAIVLGTIILPEYTRMYVNAYRKGQNMRTFHHLDFEALLWQNFEHLNNFFRQKETSVFY
- a CDS encoding DUF4173 domain-containing protein yields the protein MKTHHLILLTTVLFIVLFYGETPGINLGILGIAYTVFTLFATPDKNKTQTFYILLITSFVSSVAFAWYRDFPSFLALGTSLLFLGLKSKTRKLKTLFIVPVFVTNFFTFFCRFFSFEKWLPKFNTSGMLQKTIAIIFIPAIFITVFFCIYTYGSNHFATLFDNIEFDFNFLEFFGLAVLGFFMAFNFWNFSIERFIYKQNHYLNNTFSVQEKSQKASFGFMTFELERSSGIITFLVLNMMLLFFIFTYDYEQFYEIPKTPSQLSDETHERVISVIFSIIMAIAVIMFYFKGAFNFDKNAGILKILAKIWVVLNAVLIFSAMAKNTEYVQQLGLTYKRLGVYAFLILSIIGLVVTFIKIQKQKTNAFLFNQMLWCFYGMILVCSYFNWGGMATQYNIRNHKGNFEFLHSLNYNDEVLEQAFPKEMKTRVNDDRVESDKATFFSKILYYECIKK
- a CDS encoding FKBP-type peptidyl-prolyl cis-trans isomerase, which codes for MKKTLATLAIVAGFTTSFAQKSYTDEQKASYYIGLDIAQNMKRQGFTVDPDLMAQALKDEFTNKASLFPKEEMGNFLQGFMQKQNEKKQAEAKVKAEENKKKGAEFLAKNKLNKKITTTASGLQYEVLQPGDGKAKPTASSTASVKYTGKLMDGTVFDSTDNHGGNAMDLSLSGVIKGWTEGIQLMTKGAKYRFYIPSDLAYGDNGAGGVIPPGATLIFDIELVDFK